The following is a genomic window from Paenibacillus sp. FSL R5-0766.
CTTACATCGAGCCATGGAACGTACGGTTGATGACATCCAACTGTTGTTCACGAGTCAGTTTAATGAAGTTAACCGCATATCCGGATACCCGTACAGTCAGTTGCGGATAGTTTTCCGGGTGATCCATCGCATCAATCAATTGCTGACGATCAAATACGTTAACGTTCAGGTGATGAGCGTTTTGACCGAAGTAACCATCCATCATCGCAGTCAGATTGGATTTACGTGTAGTCTCCTCTTTACCCAATGCTTTTGGCACGATGGAGAAGGTATTGGAAATACCATCAAGACTGTGTTCATAAGGCAATTTGGCTACAGAGCCAAGGGATGCCAGTGCACCTTTTTTGTCACGACCATGCATTGGGTTTGCGCCTGGAGCAAATGGTTCACCTGCTTTACGACCATCCGGTGTAGTCCCTGTTTTCTTACCGTATACCACGTTGGAAGTGATCGTCAGAACGGATTGTGTTGGCACTGCGTTACGGTAAGCTTTGTGCTTGCGAATCATGCCCATGAAGTTCTCGACCAGTTCAACAGCAATGCTGTCTACGCTGTCTTCATTGTTACCGTAACAAGGGAAGTCTCCTTCGATTTCGAAATCAACAGCGATGCCTTGTTCGTTACGAATTGGTTTTACTTTGGCATATTTGATTGCACTCAGTGAATCTGCTGTAACCGACAGACCAGCGATACCACAAGCCATCGTACGTACAATGTCACGGTCATGCAATGCCATCTCGATACGTTCATAGCTGTATTTATCGTGCATGTAGTGAATGACGTTGAGGGTGTTCATGTACAGCTTCGCCAACCACTCCATCATTGGTTTGAAACGTTTCATAACCTCATTGTAATCCAACACTTCGCTTGTAATGGCAGGATACTCAGGTCCGACCTGTGCCCCGGATTTCTCATCACGACCACCGTTGATCGCATACAGGAGAGCTTTCGCCAGGTTGGCACGAGCGCCGAAGAATTGCATTTGTTTCCCGATCTTCATAGCCGACACACAGCATGCAATACCGTAATCGTCACCGTAGATCGGACGCATCAGATCATCATTTTCATACTGGATTGAGCTGGTTTCGATGGATACTTTACTGCAATAATCTTTGAAAGCTTCTGGAAGTTTCGTGGACCAGAGAACAGTCAAGTTCGGTTCTGGTGCAGGACCCAGGTTGTACAGTGTATGCAGGAAACGGAAGCTGTTTTTGGTTACGCGTGTTTCGCCATTCACAGACATACCACCGATGGACTCCGTCACCCATGTTGGATCTCCACTGAACAGTTCGTTGTAATCCGGTGTACGCAGGAATTTGACAATCCGCAGTTTCATTACGAAATGGTCAACCAATTCCTGAGCCTGTTCTTCGGACAGAATGCCTTCTTGCAGGTCACGTTCAATGTAGATATCCAGGAAAGAAGATACACGTCCGAGTGACATCGCAGCACCGTTTTGTTCTTTGATCGCAGCGAGATAACCGAAGTACAACCATTGGAACGCTTCTTTTGCTGTTGTCGCTGGCAAGGAAATATCGAACCCGTGCATATCGCCCAATTGTTTCAATTCTTGCAATGCACGAATCTGTTCAGACAATTCTTCCCGCAGACGAATGACATCTTCATCAATAACATCAACTTCGAGTGCATTCAGTTCGCCTTTTTTGTTACGAATCAGGAAGTCTACCCCGTACAAAGCTACACGACGATAGTCACCGATGATCCGGCCACGGCCGTAAGCATCTGGCAGACCTGTAATAATCCCTGCTTTACGCGCTGCACGCATGTCGGAAGTATAAGCATCGAATACACCTTGGTTATGTGTTTTGCGAATGTTTGTAAATATATCAATGACGCCCTGTGGCATTTCAAAGCCATATGCCTCACATGCGTCAATCATCATGCGGATTCCGCCTGTTGGTTGAATGGAACGTTTGAACGGAGCATCGGTCTGAACGCCGACAATCTGCTCTTTGGATTGATCCAGATAACCCGGTTGGTGAGAAATAATAGTACCTGGTGTGTTCACGTCAACGTCAAGGACACCGCCGTTATCCCGTTCTTTTTTGGTCAGATCAGATACGATATCCCACAATTCTTTGGTATTCTGGGTTGCACCTGCGAGAAATGCTTCGTCGCCGTAATACGGAGACAAGTTGTGTGCCAGAAAATCATTCACATCTACGGATTTGGTCCATGTTCCTTTGGTAAAGTTTCTCCAGCCTGTTTGTTGTTTGACATCTTTTTCAATCACCGACATCTTAATCCCTCCACTAATTTGGATTTCTGGACACATAACATCTTGCTTCATTCGTAGCATTGTGTGCCCAGAGCCGCGATTAATGTGAATTGTTTCACATAAACCGGAACATGTTCTCTCTACTTGGGAACCGGAACCGCGGGATGAATGTTTTTCTTACATTTTCAGTATACGACTTGGGGCTTTCATCATCTGTGATTTTTGTCACAAAGCCAGTGAACTAACTCACTCCACCTGCGCTGTGTCCCATTGAACCCGGTAAATTCACACTTAGCCACTGCGCGGGCAGAACAACTTCCGATCGCTGTTATCCCCGGATTTTTTCAATTTTATTTTTCAAAGGGGAAAATCCGGGGATAAAGGCGAACGCTCCGCTTCTTCAGTTTTTTCTGCCCTCTCCGTTATTGTGTGAACATCTGGTTCAAACGGCCACATCACGAATTCCGTGCCACCTCTTTAGAACATTTTGCTCCTCCATGCTCGGAGCAAATCAAATCCTAGAATAAATCCTGAAAAACAGACGCTTCGCTCTTCTGTTTTTCTGCCCACTCCGTTATTGTGTGAACATCTGGCTCAAACAGCCACGTCACGGATTCCGTGTAACCTCTTTAGAGCCCTTTTGCTCCTCTATGCTCGGAGCAAACCAAATCTTAAAATATATCCTGAAAAACAGATGCTCGCTCTTCTGTTTTTCTGCCCTTTTCTTTATTGTCGAACATCTGGCTCAAACGGCCACATCACGGATTCCGTGTAACCTCTTTAGAGCCCTTTTGCTCCTCTATGCCCGGAGCAAACCAAATCTTAAAATATATCCTGAAAAACAGATGCTCGCTCTTCTGTTTTTCTGCCCACTCCGTTATTGTGTGAACATCTGGCTCAAACAGCCACGTCACGGATTCCGTGTAACCTCTTTAGAGCCCTTTTGCTCCTCTATGCTCGGAGCAAACCAAATCTTAAAATAAACCTTGAAAAACAGGTGCTTCACTCTTCTGTTTTTCTGCCCTCTCATTATGTGTGAAAGACGGCAATCGGGGCTCCCCTCTTGGGGAACCCTGATCTTCTTGCCGTAAGGCACGCTTCGTTCTAAATTTGTTATTCAAACTTTCCGTAGAAAGCGTTGCGGTATACATCAGCCAGTTCAGTTACCAGCGGCAACTTCGGATTGGCGGTTGTGCATTGATCTTCGAAGGCACGGTCAGCCAGATAATCGACATGTGCTTCAAAGTCTTTGGCATCAAATCCGATTTCCTGGAACGATTCTTCAATGCCTAATGTTTTGTTCAGTTTGCGAATGGCATTGATGAGACTGGTTACGCCTTCTTCTGTCGTACGAGCAGGCAATCCCAAGATGCGGGCGATTTCGGCATACCGCTCATCCGCTACAAAGTGCGAATATTTCGGGAACGATGCAAATTTGGTCGGTTTTTTCGCGTTGTAACGAATAACGTGTGGCATCAGGATTGCATTGGTGCGTCCGTGTGCGGTGTGATACTGACCGCCCCATTTGTGCGCCAAGCTGTGGTTAATGCCCAGGAATGCGTTGGCAAACGCCATACCTGCAATCGTGGAAGCATTATGCATTTTTTCACGTGCCAGTTTATCGCCTTGCAGCGCAGATTGCTCCAGGTATTGGAATACCAGTTGGATTGCTTTGATCGCAAGTCCATCCGTGTAATCATTTGCCATAACAGATACATAAGCTTCAATCGCATGCGTCAGTACGTCCATACCTGTATCTGCAACGGCTGTTCTAGGCAGGGAGTATACAAACTCCGGATCGACAATCGCTACGTCTGGTGTCAGCTCATAGTCGGCCAATGGATATTTGATGTTACCTTGATTTTTATCTGTGATAACCGCGAACGATGTCACTTCAGAACCTGTACCCGATGTGGTTGGGATCGCTACAAATTTCGCTTTTACGCCGAGACGTGGATATTTGTAAATCCGTTTGCGGATATCCATGAATTTTTGTTTCAGATCGTTGAAGTCCGTGTCCGGATATTCATAGAATAACCACATGGCTTTGGCAGCATCCATCGGTGATCCACCACCAAGTGCGATAATGCAGTCTGGTTGGAAGCGGCGCATCATTTCGGTTCCGCGATCTACCGTTGTTGTGGATGGATCTGGTTCTACATCGGAGAACACTTCGATCGCTACTGGCATTTGGCGTTGACGCAGATAGTGTTCTACCTTTTCAACATATCCAAGTTTCACCATCATGGCATCCGTAATAATCGCCACACGTGTGATGTCAGGCATTTTGGCAAGATACTGTGTTGCCCCTTTTTCGAAGTAGACTTTGTTCGGCACTTTGAACCATTGCATATTCACGGTACGGCGAGCCACCCTTTTCACATTGATTAAGTTCACAGCGGTTACGTTGGAAGAAGTCGAGTTACGTCCGTATGATCCGCATCCCAGTGTCAATGACGGCATGTTTGTGTTGTAGATATCCCCGATGGCACCGTGTGTGGATGGTGAGTTCACAATAATCCGTCCAGTTTGCAGACGATCTGCGAATTTGCCGATCACTTCTTCATTTGTGGAGTGGATAACCGAGGAGTGACCCATGCCGCCAAAAGCAACCACTTCTGCCGCACGTTCAATGCCCTCTGCTGCCGTTTTAACTTTGTAACAAGCCAGTACCGGGCTTAATTTCTCAGCCGACAATGGGAATTTGGTACCTACCCCTTCAATCTCGGCCACGAGAATTTTGGTGCCTGCTGGAACTTCAATACCGCACAATTTCGCAATGCTTACCGCAGATTGACCAACAATCGCCGGGTTCACCGCACATTTCTCTGCATTAATCGCACCTGCTGTCAATTTTGCTGCTTCATCTTTGTTAACAAAGTAACAGCCATTTGCAATCATTTTTTTCTTCACTTGATCAAAGATCGGTTCTTCAATG
Proteins encoded in this region:
- the pflB gene encoding formate C-acetyltransferase, whose product is MSVIEKDVKQQTGWRNFTKGTWTKSVDVNDFLAHNLSPYYGDEAFLAGATQNTKELWDIVSDLTKKERDNGGVLDVDVNTPGTIISHQPGYLDQSKEQIVGVQTDAPFKRSIQPTGGIRMMIDACEAYGFEMPQGVIDIFTNIRKTHNQGVFDAYTSDMRAARKAGIITGLPDAYGRGRIIGDYRRVALYGVDFLIRNKKGELNALEVDVIDEDVIRLREELSEQIRALQELKQLGDMHGFDISLPATTAKEAFQWLYFGYLAAIKEQNGAAMSLGRVSSFLDIYIERDLQEGILSEEQAQELVDHFVMKLRIVKFLRTPDYNELFSGDPTWVTESIGGMSVNGETRVTKNSFRFLHTLYNLGPAPEPNLTVLWSTKLPEAFKDYCSKVSIETSSIQYENDDLMRPIYGDDYGIACCVSAMKIGKQMQFFGARANLAKALLYAINGGRDEKSGAQVGPEYPAITSEVLDYNEVMKRFKPMMEWLAKLYMNTLNVIHYMHDKYSYERIEMALHDRDIVRTMACGIAGLSVTADSLSAIKYAKVKPIRNEQGIAVDFEIEGDFPCYGNNEDSVDSIAVELVENFMGMIRKHKAYRNAVPTQSVLTITSNVVYGKKTGTTPDGRKAGEPFAPGANPMHGRDKKGALASLGSVAKLPYEHSLDGISNTFSIVPKALGKEETTRKSNLTAMMDGYFGQNAHHLNVNVFDRQQLIDAMDHPENYPQLTVRVSGYAVNFIKLTREQQLDVINRTFHGSM
- the adhE gene encoding bifunctional acetaldehyde-CoA/alcohol dehydrogenase, giving the protein MAVKNEVAPAKEPTAGQYIQTLIDKANKAHAAFMKMDQKQIDRIVQAMALAGLDKHMMLAKMAVEETGRGVYEDKITKNIFATEYVYHSIKYDKTVGVIEDNEYESFQKIAEPVGIIMGITPVTNPTSTTMFKALISIKTRNPIIFGFHPSAQNCSREAARILRDAAVKHGAPADCIQWIDDPSMDRTNELMNHNDVALILATGGSGMVRAAYSCGKPALGVGPGNVPCFIEKSADINQAVTDLILSKSFDNGMICASEQAVIIEEPIFDQVKKKMIANGCYFVNKDEAAKLTAGAINAEKCAVNPAIVGQSAVSIAKLCGIEVPAGTKILVAEIEGVGTKFPLSAEKLSPVLACYKVKTAAEGIERAAEVVAFGGMGHSSVIHSTNEEVIGKFADRLQTGRIIVNSPSTHGAIGDIYNTNMPSLTLGCGSYGRNSTSSNVTAVNLINVKRVARRTVNMQWFKVPNKVYFEKGATQYLAKMPDITRVAIITDAMMVKLGYVEKVEHYLRQRQMPVAIEVFSDVEPDPSTTTVDRGTEMMRRFQPDCIIALGGGSPMDAAKAMWLFYEYPDTDFNDLKQKFMDIRKRIYKYPRLGVKAKFVAIPTTSGTGSEVTSFAVITDKNQGNIKYPLADYELTPDVAIVDPEFVYSLPRTAVADTGMDVLTHAIEAYVSVMANDYTDGLAIKAIQLVFQYLEQSALQGDKLAREKMHNASTIAGMAFANAFLGINHSLAHKWGGQYHTAHGRTNAILMPHVIRYNAKKPTKFASFPKYSHFVADERYAEIARILGLPARTTEEGVTSLINAIRKLNKTLGIEESFQEIGFDAKDFEAHVDYLADRAFEDQCTTANPKLPLVTELADVYRNAFYGKFE